In Sparus aurata chromosome 3, fSpaAur1.1, whole genome shotgun sequence, the following are encoded in one genomic region:
- the LOC115578458 gene encoding ras/Rap GTPase-activating protein SynGAP-like isoform X1 produces the protein MDTSSKTWLPHQSQFGLVGQAEVCCGGPGVLTPNQSRRASFASVRQSSMETPPNATPQPFRQPSFLNRRLKGSIKRAKSQPKLDRTSSFRQMILPRFRSADQERTRLMQSFKESHSHESLLSPSSAAEALDLVLDEEAIIKPVHSSILGQEYCFEVTTSSGTKCFACRSASERDKWIENLQRAVKPNKNSSFRFQDNSRRVDNVLKLWIIEARDLPAKKRYYCELCLDDMLYARTTSKPRTDTVFWGEHFEFNNLPTIRSLRLHLYKETDKKRRKEKSTYLGLVSIPITSITGRQFVEQWYPVIQSSVLAKSGGVGSTKVINASLRVKSRYQTMNILPMELYKEFAEYITNNYRTLCAVLEPLLSVKSKEEVAFALVHILQSTGKTKEFLSDMAMCEVDRFMDREHLIFRENTLATKAVEEYLKLIGHRYLKDAIGDFIRALYESEENCEVDPMRVPPSVLADHQANLRMCCELLLCKIINSLCIFPRELKEVFASWRARCAERGREDLADSLISSSLFLRFMCPAIMSPSLFNLMQEYPAERTSRTLTLIAKVMQNLASFSKFGPKEEYMYFMNEFLEMEWGSMQQFLYEISNMDAGGNAGGFEGYIDLGRELSMLHSLLWEVMGQLSKDAILKLGPLPRLLNDISVALRNPQLHMPTNHQPDRPKDRLFSRPSFNRLMSSDFQSLMMRDLNSSIDISRLPSPTTGVSAVESLSSNLNMRRQAERDLRSSREVFYVTRPPLARSSPAYCTSSSDITEPDPKVHSVNKSVSMMDLQDSRMNSISNLNSVGDMLTSSQASIAGLGHSFGNLCGPLRMGGHMPAGSSGSGLRLSQMGHIGGPTESISQQQQQAAAAMHYPLSFQNPLFHLAAQNSPAQSQSQPPPPLLLAPEPENGHHDYQPAFGNNAFSRSEDLSGLRSQSSLVQPSIVHSHSYSDDFTRQNQSNDYAWHQLSLQVQESLQQQHLAGVIAQTATGTGTPASLATPPTTVHPVRQSSIAAPQHLKSQRSINTPATATPPKVRPQSRNLLLDSSDMNFSGSQPKQRQSQQQPQQQQQQQQQQQTQQQQQQDAQLSVTDSPAPGLPYQTSSAKENQGPAAAAEGSTDTPTKNTKKSAQGQLQPPQQHLLKPNKQGSSLSTPALNERTVAWVSNMPHLSADIESLRPDREGQLKEYSKSMDESRLERVKEYEEEIHSLKERLKMSHRKLEEYEQRLMSQEQQTNKILMQYQNRLDDSERRLKQQQLEKDSQIKGIINRLMAVEDELRGGAIPDIKPRILTDQSISQVYGGHPGS, from the exons ACCAATCACGCAGGGCAAGCTTTGCCTCTGTAAGGCAGTCAAGCATGGAAACGCCTCCGAATGCCACCCCACAGCCCTTCAGACAGCCG AGTTTTCTCAATCGGAGGCTGAAGGGCTCCATCAAGAGGGCCAAAAGTCAGCCCAAACTAGACCGTACCAGCAGTTTCAGACAAATGATTTTGCCCCGGTTTCGCAGTGCTGACCAGGAGAG GACACGATTGATGCAGAGCTTCAAAGAATCCCACTCCCACGAATCCCTACTTTCTCCTAGCAGCGCTGCGGAGGCTTTGGACCTAGTTTTGGATGAGGAGGCCATAATCAAACCTGTCCACTCTAGTATTTTAGGACAAGAGTACTGCTTTGAG GTTACCACCAGTTCAGGGACAAAATGTTTTGCCTGCCGATCAGCTTCAGAGAGAGACAAGTGGATTGAAAATCTGCAACGAGCTGTCAAACCGAACAAG AACTCCTCGTTCCGCTTCCAGGACAACAGCAGACGGGTGGACAATGTGCTCAAGTTGTGGATCATCGAAGCCCGAGACCTCCCCGCTAAGAAACGCTACTACTGCGAGCTGTGTCTGGATGACATGCTGTACGCACGCACCACCAGCAAACCCCGGACTGACACCGTCTTCTGGGGCGAGCATTTTGAATTTAACAATTTGCCTACCATTCGTAGCCTTCGTTTGCACCTCTACAAGGAAACGGACAAAAAAAGACGCAAG GAGAAAAGCACATATCTTGGCCTTGTCAGCATCCCCATCACCAGCATCACGGGCCGGCAGTTTGTCGAGCAGTGGTACCCGGTGATACAGTCCAGCGTCCTGGCAAAGAGCGGCGGTGTTGGAAGTACCAAAGTGATCAACGCCTCGCTACGTGTCAAGTCTCGCTACCAGACAATGAACATCCTGCCGATGGAGCTGTACAAGGAGTTTGCGGAGTACATCACCAACAACTACCGAACACTGTGTGCAGTTCTGGAGCCACTGCTGAGTGTGAAAAGCAAAGAGGAAGTGGCGTTCGCTCTGGTGCACATCCTTCAAAGCACCGGGAAGACAAAG GAGTTCCTGTCTGACATGGCGATGTGTGAGGTGGATCGATTCATGGACCGGGAGCACTTGATCTTTCGCGAGAACACGCTAGCTACAAAGGCTGTGGAAGAGTACCTCAAACTTATAGGTCACAGATACCTCAAGGATGCTATAG GTGACTTCATTCGAGCCTTATACGAGTCTGAGGAGAACTGCGAGGTGGATCCAATGCGTGTCCCGCCGTCAGTCCTCGCTGACCATCAAGCCAACCTTCGCATGTGTTGTGAGCTGCTACTCTGCAAGATTATCAACTCTCTCTG CATATTTCCGCGGGAGCTGAAGGAAGTTTTCGCCTCATGGAGGGCGAGATGTGCTGAGCGCGGAAGAGAGGATCTCGCCGACAGCCTCATCAGCTCCTCCCTGTTTCTTCGCTTCATGTGCCCGGCCATCATGTCCCCCTCCCTGTTCAACCTGATGCAGGAGTACCCCGCCGAGCGCACGTCCCGCACGCTCACGCTCATCGCCAAGGTGATGCAGAACTTGGCCAGCTTCAGCAA GTTTGGACCCAAGGAGGAATACATGTACTTCATGAACGAGTTCCTGGAGATGGAGTGGGGCTCCATGCAGCAGTTCCTTTACGAGATTTCCAACATGGATGCCGGAGGAAACGCCGGAGGGTTCGAGGGCTACATCGACCTCGGCAGAGAGCTGTCCATGCTCCACAGCTTGCTGTGGGAAGTCATGGGCCAGCTCAGCAAG GATGCTATTCTCAAACTGGGACCCCTGCCGCGGCTGCTGAACGACATCAGCGTCGCACTGAGGAACCCGCAGCTGCACATGCCTACAAATCACCAGCCGGACCGACCGAAGGACAGACTCTTCTCGCGGCCGTCTTTCAACCGCCTCATGTCGTCTGACTTCCAAAGCCTTATGATGCGCGACTTGAACAG TTCGATAGACATCTCCCGCCTGCCATCACCCACGACTGGAGTCTCAGCTGTAGAATCGCTCTCATCTAATCTGAACATGAGGCGTCAAGCAGAACGAGACCTCCGCTCGTCGAGGGAGGTGTTCTACGTGACCCGCCCGCCGCTGGCTCGATCCAGCCCGGCGTACTGCACGAGCAGCTCGGACATCACCGAACCGGATCCGAAG GTCCATAGTGTGAATAAAAGCGTGTCCATGATGGACCTCCAGGACTCACGCATGAACAGCATCTCCAACCTGAACTCTGTGGGAGACATGCTCACCTCCTCTCAGGCCTCCATTGCTGGCCTGGGCCACAGCTTCGGCAACCTCTGCGGCCCTCTGCGTATGGGAGGGCATATGCCGGCAGGCTCGTCGGGCTCCGGTTTGAGGCTGAGCCAGATGGGCCACATAGGAGGTCCCACCGAATCCATCtctcaacagcagcagcaggcggcggcggccatgcaCTACCCCCTGTCTTTCCAGAACCCGCTATTCCATCTGGCCGCCCAGAATTCCCCGGCTCAGTCTCAGTCTcagcctccccctcctctcctcctcgcccCCGAGCCCGAGAACGGCCACCACGACTATCAGCCGGCTTTTGGCAACAACGCCTTCTCCCGCAGCGAGGACTTGTCCGGCCTGCGGTCGCAGAGCAGTCTGGTGCAACCGAGCATTGTCCACTCACACAGCTACAGTGATGATTTCACCCGGCAGAATCAGAGCAACGACTACGCCTGGCACCAGCTGTCACTGCAGGTGCAG gagtctctccagcagcagcatctggCAGGTGTCATAGCTCAGACTGCCACTGGGACGGGCACCCCCGCCTCTTTGGCCACCCCACCTACTACAGTTCACCCTGTACGCCAGTCATCCATCGCCGCGCCTCAACACCTCAAGTCACAGCGGTCCATTAACACTCCAGCCACCGCCACACCACCGAAGGTCCGCCCGCAGAGCAGGAACCTCCTACTTGACTCTTCTGACATGAACTTCAGTGGCAGTCAGCCGAAGCAGCGCCAAAGTCAGCAGCAGccgcaacagcagcagcagcagcagcaacaacagcagacgcagcagcagcagcaacaggacGCACAGCTGTCGGTGACAGACAGTCCAGCTCCTGGGCTCCCGTACCAGACAAGCTCCGCCAAAGAGAACCAGGGCCCGGCAGCAGCCGCAGAGGGGTCGACGGACACCCCCACGAAAAACACCAAGAAGTCTGCACAGGGACAGCTGCAACCGCCACAGCAACATCTGCTTAAACCCAATAAACAG GGATCGTCCTTGAGCACCCCGGCCCTCAATGAACGGACAGTCGCCTGGGTGTCCAACATGCCTCATCTGTCTGCTGACATCGAGAGCCTGCGGCCGGACCGTGAGGGCCAGCTGAAAGAGTACTCCAAGAGCATGGATGAGTCACGACTAGAGAGG gtcAAAGAGTACGAAGAAGAGATACATTCCTTGAAGGAGCGGCTGAAGATGTCTCATCGTAAGCTTGAGGAATACGAGCAGAGACTCATGTCGCAGGAACAGCAGACAAACAAGATCCTAATGCAGTATCAGAACCGGCTGGATGACAGCGAGCGACGtctaaagcagcagcagttggaGAAAGACTCTCAAATCAAAGGCATCATCAACAG ACTCATGGCTGTGGAAGATGAGCTGAGAGGGGGTGCCATTCCTGATATTAAGCCTCGAATCCTCACAGACCAG TCTATCAGCCAGGTCTATGGTGGGCACCCCGGATCCTGA
- the LOC115578458 gene encoding ras/Rap GTPase-activating protein SynGAP-like isoform X2 yields the protein MDTSSKTWLPHQSQFGLVGQAEVCCGGPGVLTPNQSRRASFASVRQSSMETPPNATPQPFRQPSFLNRRLKGSIKRAKSQPKLDRTSSFRQMILPRFRSADQERTRLMQSFKESHSHESLLSPSSAAEALDLVLDEEAIIKPVHSSILGQEYCFEVTTSSGTKCFACRSASERDKWIENLQRAVKPNKDNSRRVDNVLKLWIIEARDLPAKKRYYCELCLDDMLYARTTSKPRTDTVFWGEHFEFNNLPTIRSLRLHLYKETDKKRRKEKSTYLGLVSIPITSITGRQFVEQWYPVIQSSVLAKSGGVGSTKVINASLRVKSRYQTMNILPMELYKEFAEYITNNYRTLCAVLEPLLSVKSKEEVAFALVHILQSTGKTKEFLSDMAMCEVDRFMDREHLIFRENTLATKAVEEYLKLIGHRYLKDAIGDFIRALYESEENCEVDPMRVPPSVLADHQANLRMCCELLLCKIINSLCIFPRELKEVFASWRARCAERGREDLADSLISSSLFLRFMCPAIMSPSLFNLMQEYPAERTSRTLTLIAKVMQNLASFSKFGPKEEYMYFMNEFLEMEWGSMQQFLYEISNMDAGGNAGGFEGYIDLGRELSMLHSLLWEVMGQLSKDAILKLGPLPRLLNDISVALRNPQLHMPTNHQPDRPKDRLFSRPSFNRLMSSDFQSLMMRDLNSSIDISRLPSPTTGVSAVESLSSNLNMRRQAERDLRSSREVFYVTRPPLARSSPAYCTSSSDITEPDPKVHSVNKSVSMMDLQDSRMNSISNLNSVGDMLTSSQASIAGLGHSFGNLCGPLRMGGHMPAGSSGSGLRLSQMGHIGGPTESISQQQQQAAAAMHYPLSFQNPLFHLAAQNSPAQSQSQPPPPLLLAPEPENGHHDYQPAFGNNAFSRSEDLSGLRSQSSLVQPSIVHSHSYSDDFTRQNQSNDYAWHQLSLQVQESLQQQHLAGVIAQTATGTGTPASLATPPTTVHPVRQSSIAAPQHLKSQRSINTPATATPPKVRPQSRNLLLDSSDMNFSGSQPKQRQSQQQPQQQQQQQQQQQTQQQQQQDAQLSVTDSPAPGLPYQTSSAKENQGPAAAAEGSTDTPTKNTKKSAQGQLQPPQQHLLKPNKQGSSLSTPALNERTVAWVSNMPHLSADIESLRPDREGQLKEYSKSMDESRLERVKEYEEEIHSLKERLKMSHRKLEEYEQRLMSQEQQTNKILMQYQNRLDDSERRLKQQQLEKDSQIKGIINRLMAVEDELRGGAIPDIKPRILTDQSISQVYGGHPGS from the exons ACCAATCACGCAGGGCAAGCTTTGCCTCTGTAAGGCAGTCAAGCATGGAAACGCCTCCGAATGCCACCCCACAGCCCTTCAGACAGCCG AGTTTTCTCAATCGGAGGCTGAAGGGCTCCATCAAGAGGGCCAAAAGTCAGCCCAAACTAGACCGTACCAGCAGTTTCAGACAAATGATTTTGCCCCGGTTTCGCAGTGCTGACCAGGAGAG GACACGATTGATGCAGAGCTTCAAAGAATCCCACTCCCACGAATCCCTACTTTCTCCTAGCAGCGCTGCGGAGGCTTTGGACCTAGTTTTGGATGAGGAGGCCATAATCAAACCTGTCCACTCTAGTATTTTAGGACAAGAGTACTGCTTTGAG GTTACCACCAGTTCAGGGACAAAATGTTTTGCCTGCCGATCAGCTTCAGAGAGAGACAAGTGGATTGAAAATCTGCAACGAGCTGTCAAACCGAACAAG GACAACAGCAGACGGGTGGACAATGTGCTCAAGTTGTGGATCATCGAAGCCCGAGACCTCCCCGCTAAGAAACGCTACTACTGCGAGCTGTGTCTGGATGACATGCTGTACGCACGCACCACCAGCAAACCCCGGACTGACACCGTCTTCTGGGGCGAGCATTTTGAATTTAACAATTTGCCTACCATTCGTAGCCTTCGTTTGCACCTCTACAAGGAAACGGACAAAAAAAGACGCAAG GAGAAAAGCACATATCTTGGCCTTGTCAGCATCCCCATCACCAGCATCACGGGCCGGCAGTTTGTCGAGCAGTGGTACCCGGTGATACAGTCCAGCGTCCTGGCAAAGAGCGGCGGTGTTGGAAGTACCAAAGTGATCAACGCCTCGCTACGTGTCAAGTCTCGCTACCAGACAATGAACATCCTGCCGATGGAGCTGTACAAGGAGTTTGCGGAGTACATCACCAACAACTACCGAACACTGTGTGCAGTTCTGGAGCCACTGCTGAGTGTGAAAAGCAAAGAGGAAGTGGCGTTCGCTCTGGTGCACATCCTTCAAAGCACCGGGAAGACAAAG GAGTTCCTGTCTGACATGGCGATGTGTGAGGTGGATCGATTCATGGACCGGGAGCACTTGATCTTTCGCGAGAACACGCTAGCTACAAAGGCTGTGGAAGAGTACCTCAAACTTATAGGTCACAGATACCTCAAGGATGCTATAG GTGACTTCATTCGAGCCTTATACGAGTCTGAGGAGAACTGCGAGGTGGATCCAATGCGTGTCCCGCCGTCAGTCCTCGCTGACCATCAAGCCAACCTTCGCATGTGTTGTGAGCTGCTACTCTGCAAGATTATCAACTCTCTCTG CATATTTCCGCGGGAGCTGAAGGAAGTTTTCGCCTCATGGAGGGCGAGATGTGCTGAGCGCGGAAGAGAGGATCTCGCCGACAGCCTCATCAGCTCCTCCCTGTTTCTTCGCTTCATGTGCCCGGCCATCATGTCCCCCTCCCTGTTCAACCTGATGCAGGAGTACCCCGCCGAGCGCACGTCCCGCACGCTCACGCTCATCGCCAAGGTGATGCAGAACTTGGCCAGCTTCAGCAA GTTTGGACCCAAGGAGGAATACATGTACTTCATGAACGAGTTCCTGGAGATGGAGTGGGGCTCCATGCAGCAGTTCCTTTACGAGATTTCCAACATGGATGCCGGAGGAAACGCCGGAGGGTTCGAGGGCTACATCGACCTCGGCAGAGAGCTGTCCATGCTCCACAGCTTGCTGTGGGAAGTCATGGGCCAGCTCAGCAAG GATGCTATTCTCAAACTGGGACCCCTGCCGCGGCTGCTGAACGACATCAGCGTCGCACTGAGGAACCCGCAGCTGCACATGCCTACAAATCACCAGCCGGACCGACCGAAGGACAGACTCTTCTCGCGGCCGTCTTTCAACCGCCTCATGTCGTCTGACTTCCAAAGCCTTATGATGCGCGACTTGAACAG TTCGATAGACATCTCCCGCCTGCCATCACCCACGACTGGAGTCTCAGCTGTAGAATCGCTCTCATCTAATCTGAACATGAGGCGTCAAGCAGAACGAGACCTCCGCTCGTCGAGGGAGGTGTTCTACGTGACCCGCCCGCCGCTGGCTCGATCCAGCCCGGCGTACTGCACGAGCAGCTCGGACATCACCGAACCGGATCCGAAG GTCCATAGTGTGAATAAAAGCGTGTCCATGATGGACCTCCAGGACTCACGCATGAACAGCATCTCCAACCTGAACTCTGTGGGAGACATGCTCACCTCCTCTCAGGCCTCCATTGCTGGCCTGGGCCACAGCTTCGGCAACCTCTGCGGCCCTCTGCGTATGGGAGGGCATATGCCGGCAGGCTCGTCGGGCTCCGGTTTGAGGCTGAGCCAGATGGGCCACATAGGAGGTCCCACCGAATCCATCtctcaacagcagcagcaggcggcggcggccatgcaCTACCCCCTGTCTTTCCAGAACCCGCTATTCCATCTGGCCGCCCAGAATTCCCCGGCTCAGTCTCAGTCTcagcctccccctcctctcctcctcgcccCCGAGCCCGAGAACGGCCACCACGACTATCAGCCGGCTTTTGGCAACAACGCCTTCTCCCGCAGCGAGGACTTGTCCGGCCTGCGGTCGCAGAGCAGTCTGGTGCAACCGAGCATTGTCCACTCACACAGCTACAGTGATGATTTCACCCGGCAGAATCAGAGCAACGACTACGCCTGGCACCAGCTGTCACTGCAGGTGCAG gagtctctccagcagcagcatctggCAGGTGTCATAGCTCAGACTGCCACTGGGACGGGCACCCCCGCCTCTTTGGCCACCCCACCTACTACAGTTCACCCTGTACGCCAGTCATCCATCGCCGCGCCTCAACACCTCAAGTCACAGCGGTCCATTAACACTCCAGCCACCGCCACACCACCGAAGGTCCGCCCGCAGAGCAGGAACCTCCTACTTGACTCTTCTGACATGAACTTCAGTGGCAGTCAGCCGAAGCAGCGCCAAAGTCAGCAGCAGccgcaacagcagcagcagcagcagcaacaacagcagacgcagcagcagcagcaacaggacGCACAGCTGTCGGTGACAGACAGTCCAGCTCCTGGGCTCCCGTACCAGACAAGCTCCGCCAAAGAGAACCAGGGCCCGGCAGCAGCCGCAGAGGGGTCGACGGACACCCCCACGAAAAACACCAAGAAGTCTGCACAGGGACAGCTGCAACCGCCACAGCAACATCTGCTTAAACCCAATAAACAG GGATCGTCCTTGAGCACCCCGGCCCTCAATGAACGGACAGTCGCCTGGGTGTCCAACATGCCTCATCTGTCTGCTGACATCGAGAGCCTGCGGCCGGACCGTGAGGGCCAGCTGAAAGAGTACTCCAAGAGCATGGATGAGTCACGACTAGAGAGG gtcAAAGAGTACGAAGAAGAGATACATTCCTTGAAGGAGCGGCTGAAGATGTCTCATCGTAAGCTTGAGGAATACGAGCAGAGACTCATGTCGCAGGAACAGCAGACAAACAAGATCCTAATGCAGTATCAGAACCGGCTGGATGACAGCGAGCGACGtctaaagcagcagcagttggaGAAAGACTCTCAAATCAAAGGCATCATCAACAG ACTCATGGCTGTGGAAGATGAGCTGAGAGGGGGTGCCATTCCTGATATTAAGCCTCGAATCCTCACAGACCAG TCTATCAGCCAGGTCTATGGTGGGCACCCCGGATCCTGA